A segment of the Streptomyces sp. L2 genome:
CGACTGGCCCCAGCAGAACGGCTACCAGAACGGCTACCCGGCCCCGTACGCTCCGGAAGCGGAATCCTCGCAGGCCGCTGACGTGAGCGAGCCGGACCGCGTAGGCTTCGACCGTCCGGGACCGGCCTCTCCCGCCGCCCACGAGCTGACCGACGCCGGGCTGCCGCGCCGCGGCTCCGTCGCGAGCGGTTCCCACGGCGCGAACGGCACGGCACGCGTGCAGCGGGAAACGCCGGCTCCGGCTCCCGCCTCCGGGACCGACGGCGACAGCAGCTGGCGTTCGGCGAACGACGACCGCTGGGAGCAGGCCGCACAGCTCCGGAGGCCCAAGGCAGGCGGGGTCACCGCCTCCGGCCTGCCGCGGCGGGTACCCAAGGCCAACCTGGTCGAGGGCACCGCCGAGAGCACCCCCCAGGGCGGCCCCCAGGTCTCCCGCGCCCCGGAGGACGTCCGGGGCAGGCTGAGCAACCTGCGTCGGGGCGTCCAGCGCGGACGCAACGCAGGCAGTGAAACGAACGGCCAGGCCACTACGAATCAGCACAGTGGTCCTGACAGCACCTACAACCAGGAGCGTTAGTGTGAGCCCGATGAGCCAGGCGGCACAGAACCTGAACTGGTTGATCACCAACTTCGTGGACAACACCCCGGGGGTGTCCCACACGGTGGTGGTCTCCGCCGACGGACTCCTTCTCGCGATGTCCGAAGGGTTCCCCCGGGACCGCGCGGACCAGCTCGCGGCCGTCGCCTCCGGTCTGACGTCACTGACGGCAGGCGCCTCCCGTATCTTCGAGGGCGGCAGCGTGAACCAGACGGTCGTGGAGATGGAGCGGGGATTCCTCTTCATCATGTCCATCTCCGACGGTTCCTCGCTGGCGGTGCTGGCCCATCCCGAGGCGGACATCGGCCTCATCGGGTACGAAATGGCCCTTCTGGTGGACCGTGCGGGCACCGTTCTCACCCCGGATCTGCGCGCGGAGCTCCAGGGGAGCCTTCTCAACTAACAGTCAGACGGTGCGGTTTCGCGTCCCGGGGCCGTAAGGTTTCGGGACGCGGCACCACAGGGACGGGTGCCCGGCGCAGTCGGAGGAGGAGAAAGTGGCAACACCCCCAGGCGGTTCGTCTTCGGGCAACTGGTCGTACGGCCCTGCCCAGGGCCAGGGCGACGGCTCGGCGAACTACGACTTTCCCTCCACCCCGCGCCACCGGCGGCCCTACCTGCCCCAGGGCCCGGGGCCCTCGCCCTACGACCAGCCGCCGGCCCCGCGCATCCAGCCGGTGCAGCCCCAGCGCCGTCCCGAGCCGGCGCCCGCGGCGGCGAACAACCCCCTGGTGCGTCCGTACGCCATGACCGGCGGCCGGACCCGCCCGCGCTACCAGCTCGCCATCGAGGCGCTGGTGCACACCACCGCGCAGCCGCACCAGATGCAGGGCCAGCTGCCCGAGCATCAGCGGATCTGCAACCTCTGCCGGGAAATCAAGTCGGTGGCCGAGATCTCGGCCCTGCTGACGATCCCTCTCGGCGTGGCCAGGATCCTCGTCGCCGACTTGGCGGAGGCGGGCCTGGTCGCCATCCATCAGCCCGGCGGAGACGAGAACGCCGGTGGCCAGCCAGACGTGACACTGCTCGAAAGGGTGCTCAGTGGACTTCGCAAGCTCTAGCGGAGGGCCGGTTTCTCAGAGTCGCTCCACCACCTCCGCGAAGATCGTGGTGGCCGGCGGCTTCGGCGTGGGCAAGACCACGTTCGTCGGCGCCGTCTCGGAGATCAACCCGCTGCGCACAGAGGCCGTCATGACGTCCGCGTCGGCCGGCATCGACGACCTCACCCACACCGGCGACAAGACGACCACCACGGTCGCCATGGACTTCGGCCGCATCACCCTCGACCAGGACCTCATCCTCTACCTGTTCGGCACCCCCGGACAGGACCGCTTCTGGTTCATGTGGGACGACCTCGTCCGCGGCGCCATCGGCGCCGTCGTCCTCGTCGACACCCGCCGCCTCGCCGACTGCTTCCCCGCCGTCGACTACTTCGAGAACAGCGGCCTCCCCTTCGTCATCGCCCTCAACGGCTTCGACGGCAACCAGCCGTACCAGCCCGACGAGGTCCGCGAGGCGCTCCAGATCGGCCCCGACACCCCGATCATCACCACCGACGCCCGCCACCGCGCCGACGCCAAGTCCGCACTGATCACCCTGGTCGAGCACGCGCTGATGGCCCGCCTCCGGTAATCGCCCGTCTGCGGACCGTCGAGACTTCTCGCGCCCACGCGGCGGAGCCGCATGTCGACACAGCCCCGCGCCCCTTCAGGGGCGCGGGGAACTGCGCATATGGGGGTCTGGGGGCTCGCCCCCAGGGACGGGAAGGGTAGGGGCGGCGGGGGCGAGAAAAAAGGGCCCCTCTCCAAGGAGAAGGACCCTTCGTCGCATGCTCAGCGCCAGCTGTGAGGCGCCCGGAACCCCGGCTCACGCTCCAGCCGCCGCCACCCGGCTCGCGGCCGTACCCGCCGCACAGGCTCGGGCGCAGCCGCCGCCCGAGCCAACAACACCGCCGTGATGGCAGCGACTTCCTCGGGCCCGGCCTGGCCCTTCTCGACACGAATGTCAGTGCTCATAGCTCCAGGTCTCCGTGGACGACGTTACTGCGGGGGGTTGCCGTGCTTGCGCGAGGGCAGATCGGCGTGCTTGGAGTGCAGCATCGCCAGCGACTTCACCAGCACCTCACGCGTCTCGGCCGGGTCGATCACGTCGTCGACCAGACCGCGCTCGGCCGCGTAGTACGGGTGCATCAGCTCGGCCTTGTACTCCTTGACCATCTTCTGCCGCATCGCCTCGGGGTCCTCGGCCCCGGCGATCTGCCGCCGGAAGATGACGTTGGCCGCGCCCTCGGCGCCCATCACGGCGATCTCGTTGGTCGGCCACGCGTAGGTCAGGTCGGCGCCGATGGACTGGCTGTCCATCACGATGTACGCGCCGCCGTACGCCTTGCGCAGGATCAGCGAGATCCGCGGAACGGTCGCGTTGCAGTAGGCGTAGAGGAGCTTCGCGCCGTGGCGGATGATCCCACCATGCTCCTGGTCGACGCCGGGCAGGAACCCGGGTACGTCCAAAAGGGTGACGATCGGGATGTTGAAGGCGTCGCACATCTGAACGAAGCGCGCGGCCTTCTCGCTGGCCTCGATGTCGAGGACACCGGCCAGCACCTGCGGCTGGTTGGCGATGATGCCGACGACCTGGCCGTCGAGGCGGGCCAGCGCGCAGATGATGTTCCGCGCCCAGCGCTCGTGGACCTCCAGGTACTCGCCGTCGTCGACGATCTCCTCGACGACCTTGACCATGTCGTACGGCCGGTTGCCGTCGGCCGGGACCAGGTCCAGCAGGGTCCCGGACGGGCGGTCGACGGGGTCGGAGCAGTCCACCCGCGGCGGGTTCTCCCGGTTGTTCTGCGGGAGCAGCGACAGGAGGTAGCGCACCTCGGCGATGCACGTCTCCTCGTCGTCGTACGCGAAGTGGCAGACGCCCGAGGTCTCGGCGTGCACGTCCGCGCCGCCGAGGCCGTTCTGGGAGATCTCCTCGCCGGTGACCGCCTTGACGACGTCCGGGCCGGTGATGAACATCTGGGAGGTCTCGCGGACCATGAACACGAAGTCGGTGAGGGCGGGGCTGTAGGCCGCGCCGCCCGCGCACGGGCCGAGCATCACGCTGATCTGCGGGATGACACCGGACGCCTTCGTGTTGCGCTGGAAGATGCCGCCGTACCCGGCGAGGGCGGAGACGCCCTCCTGGATGCGGGCGCCGGCGCCGTCGTTCAGGGAGACCAGGGGCGCGCCGGCCGCGATGGCCATGTCCATGATCTTGTGGATCTTGGTGGCGTGGGCCTCGCCCAGCGCCCCGCCGAAGATCCGGAA
Coding sequences within it:
- a CDS encoding ATP/GTP-binding protein, giving the protein MDFASSSGGPVSQSRSTTSAKIVVAGGFGVGKTTFVGAVSEINPLRTEAVMTSASAGIDDLTHTGDKTTTTVAMDFGRITLDQDLILYLFGTPGQDRFWFMWDDLVRGAIGAVVLVDTRRLADCFPAVDYFENSGLPFVIALNGFDGNQPYQPDEVREALQIGPDTPIITTDARHRADAKSALITLVEHALMARLR
- a CDS encoding acyl-CoA carboxylase subunit beta is translated as MTVLEETTGEPTGEPGDEPTDARGRVAELHGIRAQAVAGPSEKATEAQHAKGKLTARERIELLLDPGSFQEVEQLRRHRATGFGLEAKKPYTDGVITGWGTVEGRTVFVYAHDFRIFGGALGEAHATKIHKIMDMAIAAGAPLVSLNDGAGARIQEGVSALAGYGGIFQRNTKASGVIPQISVMLGPCAGGAAYSPALTDFVFMVRETSQMFITGPDVVKAVTGEEISQNGLGGADVHAETSGVCHFAYDDEETCIAEVRYLLSLLPQNNRENPPRVDCSDPVDRPSGTLLDLVPADGNRPYDMVKVVEEIVDDGEYLEVHERWARNIICALARLDGQVVGIIANQPQVLAGVLDIEASEKAARFVQMCDAFNIPIVTLLDVPGFLPGVDQEHGGIIRHGAKLLYAYCNATVPRISLILRKAYGGAYIVMDSQSIGADLTYAWPTNEIAVMGAEGAANVIFRRQIAGAEDPEAMRQKMVKEYKAELMHPYYAAERGLVDDVIDPAETREVLVKSLAMLHSKHADLPSRKHGNPPQ
- a CDS encoding roadblock/LC7 domain-containing protein; translation: MSQAAQNLNWLITNFVDNTPGVSHTVVVSADGLLLAMSEGFPRDRADQLAAVASGLTSLTAGASRIFEGGSVNQTVVEMERGFLFIMSISDGSSLAVLAHPEADIGLIGYEMALLVDRAGTVLTPDLRAELQGSLLN
- a CDS encoding acyl-CoA carboxylase subunit epsilon encodes the protein MSTDIRVEKGQAGPEEVAAITAVLLARAAAAPEPVRRVRPRAGWRRLEREPGFRAPHSWR
- a CDS encoding DUF742 domain-containing protein yields the protein MATPPGGSSSGNWSYGPAQGQGDGSANYDFPSTPRHRRPYLPQGPGPSPYDQPPAPRIQPVQPQRRPEPAPAAANNPLVRPYAMTGGRTRPRYQLAIEALVHTTAQPHQMQGQLPEHQRICNLCREIKSVAEISALLTIPLGVARILVADLAEAGLVAIHQPGGDENAGGQPDVTLLERVLSGLRKL